One region of Faecalibacter bovis genomic DNA includes:
- the rpsS gene encoding 30S ribosomal protein S19: protein MARSLKKGPFIHYKLEKKVLANVESGSKNVIKTWSRASMISPDFVGQTIAVHNGKQFIPVFVTENMVGHKLGEFAPTRTFRGHAGAKNKGKK from the coding sequence ATGGCACGTTCATTAAAAAAAGGACCATTCATCCACTATAAATTAGAAAAGAAAGTTCTTGCTAATGTTGAATCAGGAAGCAAAAACGTTATCAAAACTTGGTCGAGAGCATCAATGATTTCTCCAGATTTCGTAGGTCAAACGATCGCAGTTCACAACGGGAAACAATTTATTCCAGTTTTTGTTACTGAGAATATGGTAGGTCATAAATTAGGTGAGTTCGCTCCAACACGTACTTTTAGAGGTCATGCCGGAGCTAAAAACAAAGGAAAAAAATAG
- the rplV gene encoding 50S ribosomal protein L22, with the protein MGSRKRLSNEKIKEAKKEIASAKLNNVPTSPRKMRLVTDIIRGVEIQKALGILKYTKNHASIRLEKLLLSAIANWQVKNEGADIEEAGLYVKTISVDSARQLKRIRTAPQGRAHRIRKRSNHVTLVLGTKEDKQKVQD; encoded by the coding sequence ATGGGATCTAGAAAGAGATTAAGTAATGAAAAAATCAAAGAAGCTAAAAAAGAAATAGCTTCTGCGAAATTAAATAATGTTCCTACATCTCCTCGTAAGATGAGATTAGTTACTGATATCATCCGTGGGGTTGAAATTCAAAAAGCTTTAGGTATTTTAAAATACACTAAAAATCACGCATCTATCCGTTTAGAGAAATTGTTATTAAGCGCAATCGCTAACTGGCAAGTTAAAAACGAAGGAGCTGATATTGAAGAAGCTGGTTTATATGTAAAAACTATCTCTGTTGATAGTGCACGCCAATTAAAAAGAATTCGTACTGCACCTCAAGGTAGAGCACACAGAATCAGAAAACGTTCAAACCACGTAACTTTGGTTTTAGGAACTAAGGAAGATAAACAAAAAGTACAAGATTAA
- the rpsC gene encoding 30S ribosomal protein S3, which produces MGQKTNPIGNRLGIIRGWDSNWYGGNDYGDKIAEDAKIRTYLRARLSKAGVSRIYIDRTLKLVTVTVTTARPGIIIGKGGQEVDKLKEELKKITGKEVQINIFEIKRPELDAILVGDSIARQIENRISYRRAIKMAITSAMRMNAEGIKVQISGRLNGAEMARSETYKDGRIPLSTFRADIDYHISEAHTTYGRLGIKVWIMKGEVYGKRELSPLVGLQKKQKKSDNRKGGERSNNRKR; this is translated from the coding sequence ATGGGACAAAAGACTAATCCAATCGGAAATCGTTTAGGAATCATCAGAGGATGGGATTCTAACTGGTACGGTGGAAACGACTATGGTGATAAAATTGCTGAAGATGCGAAAATTCGTACTTACTTAAGAGCACGTTTATCTAAAGCCGGAGTTTCTCGTATTTACATTGATCGTACTTTAAAATTAGTTACTGTAACTGTAACTACTGCTCGTCCAGGTATCATTATTGGTAAAGGTGGACAAGAGGTTGATAAATTAAAAGAAGAGTTAAAGAAAATCACTGGTAAAGAGGTTCAAATTAATATCTTCGAAATTAAGAGACCAGAATTAGATGCAATCTTAGTAGGTGATAGTATCGCTCGTCAAATTGAGAATCGTATTTCTTACCGTCGTGCAATTAAAATGGCAATCACTTCTGCAATGAGAATGAACGCTGAAGGTATCAAAGTTCAAATCTCTGGACGTTTAAACGGAGCTGAAATGGCACGTTCTGAAACTTACAAAGATGGACGTATTCCTTTATCTACATTCCGTGCAGATATTGACTACCACATTTCAGAAGCTCACACAACTTACGGTCGTTTAGGGATCAAAGTGTGGATCATGAAAGGAGAGGTATATGGTAAGAGAGAATTATCTCCATTAGTTGGATTACAAAAGAAACAAAAGAAATCTGACAACAGAAAAGGAGGTGAAAGATCTAATAATAGAAAGCGATAA
- the rplP gene encoding 50S ribosomal protein L16, producing MLSPRRVKFRKTQKGKMKGVSHRGTELAYGTFGIKSLDEAFITARQIEAARIAATRFMKREGQLWIKIFPDKPITKKPAEVRMGKGKGAPEYWVAPVQPGRIIFEVGGVPLEVATEALRLAAQKLPVKTKFIVARDFQN from the coding sequence ATGTTATCACCGAGAAGAGTAAAATTTAGAAAAACCCAAAAAGGTAAGATGAAAGGTGTTTCTCACAGAGGAACAGAATTAGCTTACGGGACTTTCGGGATCAAATCTTTAGACGAAGCGTTTATTACAGCTCGTCAAATCGAGGCAGCTCGTATTGCAGCTACTCGTTTCATGAAGAGAGAGGGTCAATTATGGATTAAAATATTTCCAGATAAACCAATTACTAAGAAACCAGCAGAGGTACGTATGGGTAAAGGTAAAGGTGCTCCAGAATATTGGGTAGCTCCAGTTCAACCAGGACGTATTATTTTCGAAGTAGGAGGTGTGCCATTAGAGGTTGCTACTGAAGCATTGCGTTTAGCGGCTCAGAAATTACCTGTTAAGACTAAGTTTATCGTTGCACGTGATTTCCAAAATTAA
- the rpmC gene encoding 50S ribosomal protein L29: MKAADIRNLSVEEIKAKLAEEQANYDSLKLTNAVSPVGNPIGIRDLRRTIARLQTVLNEKQS; this comes from the coding sequence ATGAAAGCAGCAGATATCAGAAATCTAAGCGTAGAGGAGATTAAAGCTAAATTAGCTGAAGAACAAGCAAACTACGATTCGTTAAAATTAACAAACGCAGTTTCTCCTGTAGGAAATCCAATCGGTATTAGAGACTTACGCAGAACAATTGCACGTCTTCAAACTGTATTAAACGAAAAACAATCATAA
- the rpsQ gene encoding 30S ribosomal protein S17 has translation MERNLRKERIGLVTSNKMDKTIVVAETKKQKHPFYGKFVVKTKKYTAHDESNECNEGDTVRIMETRPLSKNKRWRLVEIIERAK, from the coding sequence ATGGAAAGAAATTTAAGAAAAGAAAGAATTGGTTTAGTTACTTCAAACAAAATGGATAAAACCATTGTAGTAGCTGAAACTAAAAAGCAAAAGCACCCATTCTATGGGAAATTCGTTGTAAAAACGAAAAAATATACAGCGCACGACGAATCTAACGAGTGTAACGAAGGTGACACTGTGCGTATCATGGAAACTCGTCCTTTGTCTAAAAACAAAAGATGGAGATTAGTAGAAATTATTGAAAGAGCTAAATAA
- the rplN gene encoding 50S ribosomal protein L14 has product MLQQESRLKVADNTGAREALVIRVLGGTKRRYASVGDKIVVAIKDATPNGNVKKGAVSKAVVVRTKKEVRRKDGSYIRFDDNACVLLNTQGEMRGTRVFGPVARELRDKEYMKIVSLAPEVL; this is encoded by the coding sequence ATGTTACAACAAGAATCTAGATTAAAAGTTGCAGATAACACAGGAGCTCGTGAAGCATTAGTAATCCGCGTTTTAGGTGGTACTAAGAGAAGATACGCATCAGTTGGTGACAAAATCGTAGTTGCTATTAAAGATGCAACTCCAAACGGAAACGTTAAGAAGGGTGCTGTATCTAAAGCTGTTGTAGTTAGAACTAAGAAAGAAGTTCGTAGAAAAGACGGTTCATATATCCGTTTCGACGATAATGCTTGTGTATTATTAAATACTCAAGGTGAGATGCGTGGTACTCGTGTATTCGGTCCAGTAGCTCGTGAATTACGTGATAAAGAGTATATGAAAATTGTATCATTAGCCCCAGAGGTATTATAA
- the rplX gene encoding 50S ribosomal protein L24: MAKLKIKKGDKVVVLSGSSKGQTGTVLRVFPDKAKAIVEGVNIAKKRVKPSAQNPQGGVVEKEAQIYLCKLALVDPETGKPTKVAVKVEGDKKVRIAKKSGKAI; encoded by the coding sequence ATGGCAAAGTTAAAAATTAAAAAAGGAGACAAAGTAGTCGTATTATCAGGTTCTTCTAAAGGACAAACTGGTACTGTGTTACGCGTATTCCCTGACAAAGCTAAAGCTATCGTTGAAGGGGTTAATATTGCAAAAAAACGTGTAAAGCCAAGCGCACAAAATCCACAAGGTGGAGTTGTAGAGAAAGAAGCTCAAATCTATTTATGTAAATTGGCTTTAGTTGATCCAGAAACTGGAAAACCAACGAAAGTTGCTGTCAAAGTTGAAGGTGATAAAAAAGTAAGAATTGCTAAAAAATCAGGTAAAGCTATCTAA
- the rplE gene encoding 50S ribosomal protein L5: protein MSTTKYTPRPQVKYKEEIVSALMEEFGYKSIMQVPKLEKIVLSQGLGAATADKKIVDYAIEELELITGQKAVGTISKKDEAAFKLRKGMPIGAKVTLRGEKMYEFLERLVSASLPRVRDFSGISATGFDGRGNYNLGIKEQIIFPEINIDKIKKIQGLDITFVTSANTDKEAKSLLTKFGLPFTKEN, encoded by the coding sequence ATGAGTACAACTAAATACACACCTCGTCCGCAGGTTAAATATAAAGAAGAGATTGTATCTGCTTTAATGGAAGAGTTTGGATACAAATCTATTATGCAAGTTCCTAAATTAGAGAAAATTGTTTTATCTCAAGGTTTAGGTGCTGCAACAGCTGATAAAAAAATCGTTGATTACGCTATCGAAGAGTTAGAATTAATCACAGGTCAAAAAGCAGTTGGAACTATCTCTAAGAAAGATGAGGCAGCTTTCAAATTACGTAAAGGAATGCCAATTGGGGCAAAAGTTACTTTACGTGGTGAGAAAATGTACGAATTTTTAGAGCGTTTAGTTTCAGCATCTTTACCTCGTGTACGTGACTTTAGCGGTATTTCAGCTACAGGTTTTGATGGTAGAGGTAACTATAACTTAGGTATCAAAGAACAAATCATCTTCCCTGAGATTAATATTGATAAAATCAAGAAAATTCAAGGTTTAGATATTACTTTCGTAACATCTGCTAACACAGATAAGGAAGCTAAATCTTTATTAACTAAGTTCGGTTTACCATTTACTAAAGAAAATTAA
- the rpsN gene encoding 30S ribosomal protein S14, translating into MAKESMKARERKREALVAKYAAKRQALLEAGDYDALQKLPKNASPVRLHNRCKLTGRPRGYMRTFGISRVTFREMANEGLIPGVKKASW; encoded by the coding sequence ATGGCTAAAGAATCAATGAAAGCGCGTGAGCGCAAAAGAGAGGCATTGGTAGCTAAATATGCTGCTAAACGTCAAGCTTTATTAGAAGCTGGTGACTACGATGCTTTACAAAAATTACCTAAAAACGCTTCACCAGTACGTTTACACAACCGTTGTAAATTAACTGGACGTCCAAGAGGATACATGAGAACTTTCGGGATCTCTCGTGTAACTTTCCGTGAGATGGCTAACGAAGGGTTAATCCCAGGTGTTAAAAAAGCTTCTTGGTAA
- the rpsH gene encoding 30S ribosomal protein S8: MYTDPISDFLTRVRNAMMAGHKVVEIPASKIKKEITKILFEQGYILNYKFEGQDQPQGTIKIALKYDKVSKEPAIRKIKRASTPGLRQYAGAKELPRVLNGLGIAIVSTSKGVMTDKQARQENVGGEVLCFVY; this comes from the coding sequence ATGTATACAGATCCAATTTCAGATTTTCTAACTCGTGTTAGAAATGCAATGATGGCGGGACACAAAGTTGTTGAAATCCCAGCATCAAAAATTAAAAAAGAGATCACTAAGATCTTATTTGAACAAGGTTACATCTTAAACTACAAATTTGAAGGACAAGATCAACCTCAAGGAACAATCAAAATCGCTTTAAAGTACGACAAAGTATCTAAAGAGCCAGCTATTCGTAAAATCAAGAGAGCTTCTACTCCAGGTTTACGTCAGTACGCAGGAGCAAAAGAATTACCTCGTGTATTAAACGGTTTAGGTATTGCTATTGTTTCTACTTCTAAAGGAGTAATGACTGACAAACAAGCTCGTCAAGAGAATGTAGGTGGTGAGGTATTATGTTTTGTTTACTAA
- the rplF gene encoding 50S ribosomal protein L6, with translation MSRIGKATINIPTSATVEFANNVVTVKGNNIEMTQTLKQGFEVTIEEGVLSVVRPSDSKEDRSLHGLYRALINNMIIGVTEGFKKQLELVGVGYRASNQGQKLDLSLGFSHNILMEIPAEVKVETLTEKGKNPIITLSSHDNQLLGMIVAKIRGFRKPEPYKGKGIKFVGEIIRRKAGKSA, from the coding sequence ATGTCAAGAATAGGAAAAGCAACAATAAATATCCCAACTTCTGCAACTGTAGAATTTGCTAACAATGTTGTAACTGTAAAAGGAAACAATATTGAGATGACTCAAACTTTAAAACAAGGATTCGAAGTTACTATCGAGGAAGGAGTTTTATCAGTAGTTCGTCCATCTGATTCTAAAGAAGATAGATCTTTACACGGATTATACCGCGCATTAATCAATAACATGATTATCGGTGTAACTGAAGGATTCAAAAAACAATTAGAATTAGTAGGGGTTGGATACAGAGCATCAAACCAAGGTCAGAAATTAGATTTATCTTTAGGTTTCTCTCACAACATCTTAATGGAAATTCCTGCTGAAGTAAAAGTTGAAACTTTAACTGAAAAAGGTAAAAACCCAATCATTACATTATCTTCTCACGACAACCAATTATTAGGTATGATCGTTGCGAAAATTAGAGGTTTCCGTAAGCCAGAACCATACAAAGGAAAAGGTATCAAGTTCGTAGGAGAAATTATTAGAAGAAAAGCAGGTAAATCTGCATAA
- the rplR gene encoding 50S ribosomal protein L18, whose translation MALSKTEKRQKIKRRVRRNIFGTAEKPRLSVYRSNKEIYAQIIDDNSGVTLASASSREAGVEGAKTEQSTTVGKALAAKAIAKGIETVVFDRNGFVYHGRIKALAEGAREGGLKF comes from the coding sequence ATGGCATTATCTAAGACAGAAAAAAGACAAAAAATAAAAAGACGCGTTCGTCGTAATATTTTTGGTACAGCTGAAAAACCTCGTTTATCAGTTTACCGTTCAAACAAAGAAATTTACGCTCAAATCATCGACGATAACTCAGGTGTAACTTTAGCTTCAGCTTCATCTCGTGAAGCAGGTGTTGAAGGAGCAAAAACTGAACAATCAACAACTGTTGGTAAAGCTTTAGCTGCGAAAGCAATCGCTAAAGGAATTGAAACTGTTGTTTTTGATCGTAACGGTTTCGTATATCATGGTAGAATCAAAGCTTTAGCTGAAGGTGCTAGAGAAGGTGGTTTAAAATTCTAA
- the rpsE gene encoding 30S ribosomal protein S5: protein MLGFKNVERVKPTGLDLKDRLVGVQRVTKVTKGGRAFGFSAIVVVGDGNGVVGYGLGKSKDVASAIAKAIEDAKKNLVRIPLAGNTIPHEQEARFGGAQVFIRPAAKGTGVIAGGTVRAVLESVGVKDVLSKSKGSSNPHNAVKASMRTLLSLRSAETIARQRGISVSKVFNGQ from the coding sequence ATGTTAGGATTTAAAAACGTAGAAAGAGTAAAACCAACAGGTTTAGATTTAAAAGATCGTTTAGTTGGAGTTCAACGTGTTACTAAAGTAACAAAAGGAGGTAGAGCATTTGGTTTCTCTGCAATCGTAGTTGTAGGAGATGGTAACGGAGTAGTAGGTTACGGTTTAGGTAAATCTAAAGATGTAGCTTCAGCTATCGCTAAAGCAATCGAAGACGCTAAGAAAAACTTAGTACGTATTCCATTAGCAGGTAACACAATCCCTCACGAACAAGAAGCTCGTTTCGGTGGTGCGCAAGTATTCATCCGTCCAGCAGCAAAAGGTACTGGGGTAATTGCAGGTGGAACTGTACGTGCGGTATTAGAATCAGTAGGTGTTAAAGATGTATTATCTAAATCTAAAGGTTCTTCTAACCCTCACAATGCGGTTAAAGCATCTATGCGTACTTTATTAAGTTTACGTTCAGCTGAAACTATCGCTCGTCAAAGAGGTATTTCTGTAAGTAAAGTGTTCAACGGTCAATAA
- the rpmD gene encoding 50S ribosomal protein L30, producing the protein MKVRVKQTRSAINRDKSQKATLVALGLKKLNQVVEHESTPQIEGMIRKIQHLVVVERA; encoded by the coding sequence ATGAAAGTAAGAGTAAAACAAACACGTAGTGCTATCAACCGTGATAAATCACAAAAAGCAACTTTAGTAGCTTTAGGATTAAAGAAGTTGAATCAAGTAGTTGAACACGAATCTACACCTCAAATTGAAGGGATGATCCGTAAAATTCAACACTTAGTAGTTGTAGAAAGAGCTTAA
- the rplO gene encoding 50S ribosomal protein L15 — MNLSNLKPAAGSVKNKFRKGRGEGSGNGLTAGRGHKGAKSRSGYSRKIGFEGGQMPLQRRLPKFGFKNINRVEYKGINLDTIQTLVDNNKITDTLNKETLVELGLAHKNDLVKILGRGELTAAVTITADKFTQTAQEAIEKVGGKVELINAK, encoded by the coding sequence ATGAATTTAAGTAATTTAAAACCAGCAGCTGGTTCAGTAAAAAATAAATTCCGTAAAGGTAGAGGTGAAGGTAGTGGAAACGGTTTAACTGCAGGTCGTGGACACAAAGGTGCTAAATCTCGTTCTGGTTATTCAAGAAAAATCGGATTCGAGGGTGGACAAATGCCTTTACAAAGACGTTTACCAAAATTTGGTTTCAAAAACATCAACCGTGTTGAGTACAAAGGAATCAATTTAGATACTATCCAAACTTTAGTTGATAACAACAAAATTACGGATACATTAAACAAAGAAACTTTAGTAGAGTTAGGATTAGCTCACAAAAACGACTTAGTTAAAATCTTAGGTCGTGGTGAATTAACTGCTGCTGTTACTATTACTGCTGATAAATTTACTCAAACAGCTCAAGAAGCTATTGAGAAAGTTGGTGGTAAAGTTGAATTAATTAACGCTAAGTAA
- the secY gene encoding preprotein translocase subunit SecY, whose protein sequence is MKGFIQTIKNIWSIKELKEKLLLTFLLILVYRFGSYIPLPGVDINEVNRYVADQASASSGILGLLNSFTGGSFSRASVLALGIMPYISASIVVQLMGLAVPYIQKLQKEGESGRNKVNQITRWLTIGICLVQAPAYLTLVTSQILPYDPSSQYAFYLVPPSNFWFWFPSVIILITGTVFSMWMGEKITDKGIGNGISILIMVGILADLPRAILNAFETDASGGIFFLLEMLGLIIVIALCIMIVAAVRKVPVQYVRRAQTSSSSYMRSVTDSVRSYIPLKVNAAGVMPIIFAQAIMFLPGTLASYVLEDDSALKQFFTKMADPFTLEYNLIFGFLIIIFTYFYTAITIPVNQMAEDLKRNGGIIPGIRPGKETADFLDEILSKITLPGAILLTLLAVLPAIVKLLGVDQNLAMFFGGTSMLIMVGVILDTVQQINTYLLNRRYDGLMSSGRTSSDMA, encoded by the coding sequence ATGAAAGGGTTTATTCAGACCATAAAAAATATCTGGAGCATAAAAGAATTAAAGGAAAAGTTATTATTAACTTTTCTTTTAATTCTGGTTTATAGATTTGGTTCTTATATTCCGCTTCCAGGTGTCGATATTAACGAAGTAAATCGTTATGTTGCAGACCAAGCAAGTGCAAGTTCTGGAATTTTAGGATTATTAAACTCTTTTACCGGAGGTTCTTTTAGTAGAGCTTCCGTTTTGGCGTTAGGTATAATGCCATATATCTCTGCATCAATTGTAGTGCAATTAATGGGATTAGCTGTACCTTATATACAAAAACTACAAAAAGAGGGGGAAAGCGGTAGAAACAAAGTAAATCAAATTACTCGTTGGTTAACAATCGGGATCTGTTTAGTACAGGCACCAGCTTATCTAACATTAGTTACATCGCAAATTTTACCTTATGACCCTTCATCACAGTATGCATTTTATTTAGTTCCACCATCGAACTTTTGGTTCTGGTTTCCTTCAGTAATCATTTTAATTACAGGAACAGTCTTTTCGATGTGGATGGGAGAAAAAATTACAGACAAGGGAATTGGTAACGGGATTTCAATCTTAATTATGGTTGGTATCTTAGCTGATTTACCTCGTGCTATTTTAAATGCATTCGAAACTGATGCAAGTGGAGGAATCTTCTTCTTGTTAGAAATGTTAGGTTTAATCATTGTTATTGCATTATGTATTATGATTGTTGCAGCTGTGCGTAAAGTACCTGTACAATACGTAAGAAGAGCTCAAACATCAAGTAGTTCGTATATGAGATCTGTTACAGATTCTGTACGTTCTTACATTCCTTTAAAAGTGAATGCTGCTGGTGTAATGCCTATTATCTTTGCACAAGCAATTATGTTTTTACCTGGTACGCTAGCAAGTTATGTTTTAGAGGACGACAGTGCACTAAAACAATTTTTTACCAAAATGGCAGATCCATTTACGTTAGAGTATAATTTAATCTTCGGATTCTTAATTATTATCTTCACATATTTCTATACAGCGATTACAATTCCTGTAAACCAAATGGCTGAAGACCTTAAACGTAACGGGGGAATTATCCCAGGAATCCGCCCAGGTAAAGAAACTGCAGATTTTTTAGATGAAATTTTATCAAAAATTACGTTACCTGGAGCAATTTTATTAACTTTGCTTGCTGTTTTACCAGCGATCGTAAAATTATTAGGTGTTGATCAAAATTTAGCTATGTTCTTCGGAGGTACATCAATGTTAATTATGGTTGGTGTTATTCTTGATACTGTGCAACAAATCAATACATATTTATTAAATCGTCGCTACGATGGATTAATGTCATCAGGTAGAACGTCAAGTGATATGGCTTAA
- the infA gene encoding translation initiation factor IF-1, translating to MAKTKHIEQDGTITESLSNAMFRVELENGHVVTCNISGKMRMHYIKLLPGDRVKIEMSPYDLSKGRISYRY from the coding sequence ATGGCTAAAACAAAACATATAGAACAAGACGGAACTATTACAGAATCATTGTCAAATGCAATGTTCCGTGTTGAATTAGAAAATGGGCATGTCGTGACATGTAATATTTCTGGTAAGATGCGTATGCACTATATTAAATTATTACCAGGAGACCGAGTGAAAATCGAGATGTCTCCGTATGATTTAAGTAAAGGGCGCATTTCATATCGTTACTAA
- the ykgO gene encoding type B 50S ribosomal protein L36, with protein MKIRASIKKRSADCKIVRRKGRLYVINKKNPKFKQRQG; from the coding sequence ATGAAAATTAGAGCATCCATTAAAAAGAGAAGCGCTGACTGTAAAATTGTACGTCGTAAAGGACGTTTGTATGTGATCAACAAAAAGAATCCTAAGTTTAAACAAAGACAAGGTTAA